A window of Phragmites australis chromosome 2, lpPhrAust1.1, whole genome shotgun sequence genomic DNA:
TGAGAGCCGTTCAGGTAACTCCTGGCCTTTCATTTTCTGAATGCCTGCAGCCCTGCACATACAAACTACTGACCCATGGAGAAAACAGATTCTGACCAGCTGTGCTTATGGATAAACTCCTTGAGTGCGTGGAGAAAATAgtcctaaaaaatgaagaaaacaaAACTATTTTCATCTCTCACTGAAGTAGTTTGAAGTTTTAACTTCGAACTTGTTATTCTTGCTTTTTGTGTTGCTTCAGTTAGACATTTCAGATAAAGTTTTATTGCGCTACAGATTGGCTTTTCAGTAGTTCTGTTCCCTTCAGTACTGCTGGCATACATTGGACAAGCTGCATATCTTCGTGTCTACCCAGAAAATGTTGCAAATACATTCTACAAATCACTTCCAGGTAAGAACCTGTATGGATCAACTAAGAAATGACATGAGTTAGGCATTGAAAGATTAACATTTAACgatgaactcatgaattttgTTGTCAGGTCCGTTATATTGGCCAACTTTTGTGGTGGCTGTAGCCGCTGCTATAATTGCAAGCCAAGCTATGATATCTGGTGCCTTTGCAATTATTGCTCAGTCCCAAGTTCTAGGTTGCTTTCCACGAGTTCGTGTGACCCACACTTCAACAAAGTTTGAAGGGCAAGTCTACATCCCGGAGATCAACTATACATTGATGATTTTATGTGTAGCTGTTACAGCTATTTTCCAAACTACAGACAAGATTGGCAATGCATACGGTAAATTCTCAACTCTAGCAACAagtatcccccccccccccagcccgAGGTacaaacaaaggaaaaaaatataatgcAGTACCTGAAGATTCATTTTCTTTATGAGATTAAGACACTGAGTTTCTATTCTTTCTTGACAATCATCTGTTTGCTGCTGTTTCTCTTAGTTTTCCATAACTCATACCAATTACTTTAAGTAATTTAATGTCGCAGGGGCTTCAATACAAAAAAGCTAAAGTTGCTCCAAACTTGATAGGTGCCCTCATCTATCTGCCTAGATTGCAAGCAAGTCGTAAGCACTAATAGCCTGATGCTATTTAAGCTTCCAAaagcagaagaaaaaaaatcatcctaGCAAACACTATGGGGATCAGTAGCCATCTAGCTACTAAGTAAGATGTGACAGTGTCTTTGAAGGCAATTTGACAAAATCTAAAAAGATTAGTGCCATTTTTCAGTGGCATCGTGATCTGTCCAGCATTTTCTTAGAGCAAGTAGGGACATGATCTGCTAGCTTATTCTGATAACATTGGAAATCAAACAAGAATGCTCCACATCCCAAAATACACTGTCTTATTCCATCCATGAATTATCAGATATATGATCAAATATTCATACCATCATCATATTATGCAGGTATTGCTGTtgtctttgtgatgtttgtaACAACACTTCTAGTCACTCTAGTAATGGTTATGATATGGAAGGCAAGTCTGCTATGGATTGCACTCTTTCCAGTAATATTTGGCGGAGCAGAGCTCATATACTTATCTTCGGCATTCTACAAGTTTACTCAAGGAGGCTACTTGCCACTAGCTTTTGCGGCGATTTTGATGTTTATAATGGCCACATGGCATTATGTCCATGTTCATCGATACAACTATGAGCTCCAGAACAAGGTATCAAATAATTATGTGGCAGAATTAGCAACAAGGCGACATCTTGCCAGGTTGCCAGGAATAGGCTTTCTGTACTCTGAACTTGTGCAGGGCATCCCACCCATACTTCCTCACTTGGTAGAAAAGGTGCCATCCATCCACTCAGTTCTTGTGATTGTCTCGATAAAGTACTTACCGATCAGCAAGGTAGAAACAAGCGAACGTTTCCTCTTCAGATATGCAGAGCCAAGAGATTACAGGATTTTCCGATGTGTGGTGCGCTACGGATACAATGATAAAGTAGAAGATCCAAGAGAATTTGAGGGCTTACTTATTGGTCATTTGAAACAATTTATCCATCAAGAATCTTTCTACCCGCCAAGGAGGAGATCATTCAACAGAAGAATTAGGAGATGCAGTGGAGCCTTCTGTTGGAGCTCAAGAGGCAAGGTTGTCCAAAAGTTTTTCAGATAGAATCACTGCTGCTCCACCAAATGAATGCATTGATGAGATACAATTAATtcagagagagatggaggatgGTGTTGTCCATATGCTTGGAGAAACTAATGTGGTGGCAGAACTAGATGCAGATTTCTTTAAGAAAATAATAGTTGACTATGCCTACAATTTCATGAGGACGAACTTCAGGCAACCAGAGAAGATAACATGTGTCCCTCATAACAGACTGTTACGGGTGGGAATGACATACGAGATCTAGAGCGACGTTGGACTTAGTACAATACCACAATTAGATCAAAAGACTCAGAGGATTAACTACTTGACAACAGAGTAGGTGTTTTCAATATCAAATCAGGAAATGCAAACGCAGACTGAACTGAAAAGTAAAGGATGGAAGGGCTCTATTCATAGAGGTGGAGAAACTAGAGTACATGTAATGGGTGCCTACGACATAAATGTTTGTAAGAAAAGTATGTGTAGTGGTTGTGCTCGTAGTGTGATTGATACCTGTGTTCTTTTGAAAATAAATGAAGGTTTTAACCTATTGCCAAAAGGTAAGATGGAGAAtactttttttaaatttttggtaaGTCATTCAATACTGTGTATAAAACATGTCCCGCAGATCGTTGATTGTAAGTGGCGTTATGTTATTACTAATTGTTAGTACTTCAAAGAATCAAACATGATAAAACGGAAAGACCAACTTTTGCCTTCGAATTTTAAGCTCCTGTAGCAGTAGACAttttacaaaaacaaatgtggACAAAAACGCACATCAATTTTCACCACTGATGATtctatgggggggggggggggaggattCGCTGCTGATGATTCAAGGCATCGAATCAGCAGGTGAGAGAGGAATATACACAAGCAGAAATTTATGCATAGAAGTAACTCTAACCTCTCAACCAGACGCATGCACAATTGACACAAGCATTAAAATGGTGATGAAACAAGGCATCTGAGGCGGGCATTTTATCGAACAGTTGAGCGGCAACAGGCGAGAGAAGCTAAAAAAATGCGACACTTCACGAGATCGTACCTTGGCATTCCATCCCAACCGATTCACATGCTCGAGCAACCATTGCTGCTACGTCTGGTACCTAATCCACCACTTATTTTCGGCGACTGAGCAGAGTTTCCAACGGATTGATTGTGTCAGGGTTCggccaaaaaaaaggaaagggaaaTAACGGCAGTGAGTAAATGAGAAAAGCAGACCGGCGATCATCAGCGAAGGCCGTGAGAGATTGGAGTGATCGCCGCCGATTGCCACGGAGGCGCGGTGGAGAGAGAGATTCCAAACTCGCGCTAGCAAAATGCAACCGCGCGGCGGCACGGAATGAAATCTCAAAACACATTGATGTGGGCTTGGCCTGGAGCAGATCTACGTATATGGGGCCCCACCTGGCTTCTTCTGTCCCATGGGGCAATGTACGATGGGcctagactttttttttttgtgtaaacTCTTTTTACTATAAGTCTATAACTCATCAGTGGCGAGAATTTTAGGTGTGTTTGTGACACTAATCTGTATTGatatttgtgaattttttttcaacaaagagCTCAGCTATAACAACATCTGGGATTTTTAGGTGGTCCTGTGACACTCAAAAACCCACTAGTTCTGCCTATGTAACCCATATCCATatgtttaagtttttttttatctctctctgtgaaaaaaaaaaaacactttgcTCCTCCCGGTAGAATTGCTTGAAAGTATATCCATCTACAACGCTAAGACTTCTTAAACGAGGTTAAAAAGGTGCAATGCACATCTACACTCAGCGGCGGATCTTCAGGGGGCGGAAGGAGCTCTAAGCCTCCTCTAGCTGCTGGAACACAAGAGAAAACAATGTTGGAGGAAAAGGAACGAGAAGAGCTAGAAGAAAGAGAGGAGCGAGAAGAAGAGAACCTCTTCAAGTTAGCTCTGGGTCCACCACTATCTACATTGTACCTTCCTAGTTTTAGACTTGAAGGACATCAGGAACAAAGAATCAGACAGGGCTTTTTAGACTTGAAGGACACCAGGAAAAAGGATCAGACAATCGGGAGTCAGTTCAGAATTCAGACCGACCGACATCGTCTCTTCGTGCATGCATGGCAAGCAAGTCAGATTCCACCGTCCTGTTTCTTTCAGAAGTCTGGTAGACCACGATCTAGCTCCTCAGTCGCAGCATGCATACAGACAGTGGCGAAGCCTAAGTAAAACAGATCCTGGTGTACCATTTGGGCAGACATATAGCAGATATAGCGGTATGTATACATTCTAAACAATATTTTACGTAATATTTCATCAAAGTTTAACTTCAATAGCTCATCATAACATATAGCGATGGGAAGTGACCAAAAAAATCAACGATAGATGTCCTTACCAGAATGAAAAAACTCGCTCATAATATTTGTTAATATGTAGCATAGCTAATTAAATAGAGATAATTCCTCGTGTGACACCGAATATTAACAAAATTCTCGATTTGTGATTGAAAAAGTGATGATCCCTTCTATACCACCAATTTAGTTTTTGCATCCCTTAGGTGCCATTGCCGTCATAACGGCACTGACAACAATGGCACAcagggataaaaaaaaaactcgatttTTCAATCATTCTATGCCACCGCTGTCAGCTCCATTATGACGATAGTAGCACACAGTGGAAGGAAAATATAAAGTGATGGCACAGGAGGGACCGTAATTTTTCTGATGGCAAATAAAAATTTTCGCTAACATTCGGTGGTATATAGGGAATTGTTTCAATGAAATAAGGTCGAACCACAAAGGTGTTAGCAAAATGCATCATCCGACTTCGAGAGCTCgtaaaaaaggagaaagaaattaCTTGACATTTTCAAATATAAATTGTATAGAATGTCAGTATATGCATTGAACTTTTTGTATTCATGTTCTTTCTTGTTGATGAAGCTATGAGCCTCATCATCATTTgtaactttctcattttcttGTTACTCACATGTACTCATTACCTATTTGGTTGTACATAATCGTAGTGTCATGTACTTATTTCAAAAACTATATAACAAAAGGAAAGAGACCGTCAATTcaagcatgcatgatgcatctaGAAGTTCACGTATATTGTATCTCAACTCTGAAGTTTAAAGTAGTCCACTGTAAGTTGCAATTTTCTTCCAATTCTCTATAACCCCAATTTCAAAACTTAAAGTATaagtctattttcttcaaacaaataataataattaatagtTAATTAGAAGGATCTAGCATTACCATCAGTTACCTAGTCCACACGGCCAAGATCAGAGGTCAGAGACGGACACTGGACACGCTGTGACAGCCGGCAAGGTGGCAGCCTCGACTAGTACGTCTACCATGCCCATGCATGACCGATTGCTGCTTGAGGAGCTCGTCCATATCACCATGCATGTTGACCAGGGCAGTGAGCGAGAAGAAAGGTGCAAGACTTCTAGTCCATGGAATCGTGCTATGTGAGAAGGATTGGTTAAGCTGGAGAGAAAATACTAAGAACTTACAAATCCTTCAGGCTCTGCTGCTGGGCAGCTGGGCTACTTTGATGGTGCACAACACCGTCCCAGAGGAGTGAATAAGTGATAGAAATGAGATGGTGACAACTGAATTTGTTTTGACCCTGGTGCACAGGCACCAGGCTAGCCTCAGTTGGCTTCGCCACTGCATACAGATACAGCATTCCTATAAAACTAAGCAGCCAATGCATTCAGATTTGTTGCCCTGCTTTGTTTACTAGTCGTATGATGACTCCAGAGTTTGTTCTGTGTACCTACGAGTGTGGATTAGGTTGCATGCGCTGGCATAATTAGCAAACTTGCATTAAGCCAGTCAGTAGCCACAGCTGGCCTGGAGTTTGTATATATTAGAGCTAGACCTGCAACTGTTCATCATTGTCCAGCCCAACACAGTGCAGCGCTGCCGTCCACCAAACGACAGTACTATGCTATGTTGTCAGGTGGCCAATTTCTTTCGCATCACTTTCTTCTTTAGGTGCGTCAGTGCGTGGCTGCCATTGAAGCTGTGAAGCAAAACGTGAAGAAATATCGGGGACGGAGGGAAGCATAGTCCCTCAATTATTATCAGTTACGTAGCACCtttctttcaaaattttcatataGCTTAGTTCATTTGTAGATCAAATCTGCATATGTATATCACATctcttatatttttgttttcattccgtataaaaaagttaaatcatatatattatgTTTGGAACGCGAAGACTTATAAACTGACTCAAACCTATCTAAGCTACTAAGATAATACTAAACATATCACGTTGGAATACTTGGATCACACGGATCAAAACTAGGAACATTAATAGGCTGAGTTAGGctattacattctcccctctTCAAGGCTGACGCCCTTTGCAGTTTACCGCGTATAGTCAGACAAAATACATGATCTTCCCTCGTGCCATGACCATGTCAGGTCCCCTCCACCGGTTGACACTCATACAATCGTGCAAAGAGacttagctctgataccatctGTAATACTCCGTCTTTAAAATTCGTTTACAGCTCAATCCACTTGTGGGACTGACTCGTATACGTATATGACATCTTTTATATTTTCATCTCTATTTCGTGTAAAAGAGTTAACCTAGAGGTGCTATATTTGAAACGTAAAATCTTATAAGCTAGCACTAATCTACCTAAACTACCAAATTGATACtaaatctattatattaaaaaattaggcTACATGAGCTGAAACCAAAAATACTATTAGATCGGGGTATTACAAGTTCATCGTTAATTACTGGTAGGGGCTCGAGAAATCAGAAGGGATCATCGAACCTGTATTATCCACATCAAGTACATGTCTTACATGATTGGTGAGTAAAGGTGAGTAAAGATGGTAACAGATCGGGTCGAGGTTGGATGGAGCGAGAACGCATTCAAGTCGAAACCTGGCACAATAAATACGACCCGGTCCCAAAATAATTATTGGGTGCAAAATCAACCTCGACCCTACCTCGATGGGGACCCGAGACCCGACGGCGGGGCAGCTGGCAGTCAGGGCGCGACAACGACAGGCAGCCAGGGCGCTATGACATATGCTGGCTAGGGTGCAACTGTGGGTTGGCACTGGGCTGAGCCAACTGGCTTGTTTCGGGTCTCACAAGGCACCCACGAGAGCAACCACAGTCCTAAATCTGATTCGGGTCGGAGACCCGACCTGATAGCCCCGTAGAGCTATTTTTTCATCTGAATCCATCCTACTGAGTTTGAAATCCGTGAAGACTTGACCCGACAGGGTAAACTGCTATTCTTATTGGTAGTTCTATGAAAATAGTATAGAGTAGATCCGTGGCTGCAGTAGCAAGTCTGTCTCCTGACTCTGTACTTCACTTGCAATCCCAAAATGTCCTGGTACTTCACTTGTAATTCCAATGAACATCATATTCAAAGTGTCATACCGATCGGAAGGTTATTCACCAGTACCTACTGAGCTAGTTCAGTCAgctaattttttctttttggaaaaactGCTTATATGTTATTAATTTAACTGTGTTCCGATAAAATACCATCATAGCCGTATATGCTTATATGTCTAGGTCGGGTTTAAAATGCCTGACGGAAAACCACGAGCCCGACCTATCAACAGTTTTTTAAGGCAGGGCTTGAGCTTTTTCAGGTTTCAATCTATTTTTAAAGCTTAAGTCTAGCCATATGCATTGGTCGGGTCCGATCGGGTCAGATCGGATTTACTAGGCCAGGCTGCTTATGAGCAAGCCTGTATGGCTCACATGTCATTGAGACATATAGCTTTATGTGTTAGTGAGAGATGTCGTATTTTTATCGAAACATCAAAGTAAATagtggtaatttttttattgggAATCGACTAATATACACTATTAGAGAGAATGATAGGCAACTTTACACATgtacatgaaaaaaatatgtatttagtGCTCATTGTTCAATTCGTCGTATTCACCGACGCTGCGGACCGATTGGTTTATGTCTCCATGACACAGCACTCAAATAGGGAAATGCTTCACATACGACCCATTTACAACAATGTGTTTTGGCCTCtttaattaataaatgagcCACTAACCAAGTGATATTGGAgagttttttaaataatattattttattaaaaaattataaaaataataattaaattcaCAAAATTGTAAGAATAAGTACCTGTCGGGACCCAGAGTACCGACAAGAGACATGTCGGTACTCCGTATGCCGACAACCTACGTGACATTAGGTTCGGGGGCCTATCGGCACGTTAGCAGTGTGTCTGGGGACCTGTCGGTATTCTACGTGCCGACAAGTTCTATGTCCTGCGaacaatatttaaataaaagtttataattttttttatatgattttgtatagagatgatctttatatgaaaattatagttatcgatgagatctataatttttgaatattttttcatttgaaaccATTTAGATGCCAAAAAGTAGCTAGCAGTTCTACATCTagttttttagatttaaaatttataaccaCTTTTTGACATCTAAACGGATTTAAATTGAAAAAGTGTTCAATTTAAAAGTTGTAATCCCATTGAGAgaaataattttcatataaagatcatcttcatctgagaccatataaaaaaatatgaatttttctttaaatattgtCTGCGAGACATAGGAACTGTCAGTATTCCGAATGCTATCAGGTCCTTGAACACACTGCCGATGTGTCGATAAGTTTCCTAACCCACTG
This region includes:
- the LOC133909533 gene encoding LOW QUALITY PROTEIN: potassium transporter 5-like (The sequence of the model RefSeq protein was modified relative to this genomic sequence to represent the inferred CDS: deleted 1 base in 1 codon), giving the protein MSIPEHAHTGLRKREKAHVHTPALQVRHQRQQEGNCLASCLAPPSMPIKAKRSARARLHTFKMAEPQHTNGATHGDSGSAYAAEKMPPKRLQRFDSLHMEAGKIPGGQTHATKVGWATTLHLAFQSIGVVYGDMGTSPLYVFSSTFTSGINDTDDLLGVMSLIIYTIILLPLIKYCFIVLRANDNGDGGTFALYSLISRYARISLIPNQQAEDAMVSRYKLESPTNRIKRAHWIKEKMENSPKFKVMLFLVTILATSMVIGDGVLTPSMSVLSAVGGIKQSATSLTQGQITGISIAILIVLFVVQRFGTDKVGYTFAPIILTWFILIAGIGVYNLFKHDTGVLKAFNPKYIVDYFKRNGKQGWISLGGVILCITGTEAMFADLGHFNVRAVQIGFSVVLFPSVLLAYIGQAAYLRVYPENVANTFYKSLPGPLYWPTFVVAVAAAIIASQAMISGAFAIIAQSQVLGCFPRVRVTHTSTKFEGQVYIPEINYTLMILCVAVTAIFQTTDKIGNAYGIAVVFVMFVTTLLVTLVMVMIWKASLLWIALFPVIFGGAELIYLSSAFYKFTQGGYLPLAFAAILMFIMATWHYVHVHRYNYELQNKVSNNYVAELATRRHLARLPGIGFLYSELVQGIPPILPHLVEKVPSIHSVLVIVSIKYLPISKVETSERFLFRYAEPRDYRIFRCVVRYGYNDKVEDPREFEGLLIGHLKQFIHQESFTRQGGDHSTEELGDAVEPSVGAQEARLSKSFSDRITAAPPNECIDEIQLIQREMEDGVVHMLGETNVVAELDADFFKKIIVDYAYNFMRTNFRQPEKITCVPHNRLLRVGMTYEI